One genomic window of Polyangiaceae bacterium includes the following:
- a CDS encoding OsmC family protein: MVDINIDYEGELHCQATHGPSGAIFHTDAPKDNHGKGESFSPTDLVATGLGTCMITVMGIQARSRGYDLQGALIHVKKHMTASAPRRIARLDVSLVIPKEVAEGLDDEQRKHLEHTAHTCPVRLSLLPAIDVPVSFSWG, from the coding sequence ATGGTCGACATCAACATCGATTACGAGGGTGAGCTTCACTGCCAAGCCACCCACGGCCCCTCTGGCGCGATCTTTCACACCGACGCACCAAAGGACAACCACGGCAAGGGCGAGAGCTTCTCGCCAACGGATCTCGTTGCGACCGGCCTCGGCACCTGCATGATCACCGTGATGGGGATCCAGGCGAGGAGCCGTGGATATGACCTCCAGGGCGCACTTATCCATGTGAAAAAGCACATGACCGCCTCCGCACCCCGACGCATCGCACGCCTCGACGTGAGCCTCGTGATCCCCAAGGAAGTGGCAGAGGGTCTCGACGACGAGCAACGGAAGCACCTCGAGCACACCGCGCACACCTGTCCGGTGCGCCTCAGCCTGCTGCCCGCGATCGACGTCCCCGTGAGCTTTTCTTGGGGGTGA
- a CDS encoding response regulator: MTCVLIVEDEPTVRRAVARAFRASGWDVTQAETLRSARESVSQRDIPFDCVVLDLELPDGSGLQLAEELRQSDLGVQLVFFSGTDDPELLSAASGMALSVHKSEGIRTLVEHVLELMRPPTRSQAFLVAASEPKRSSGT, encoded by the coding sequence GTGACTTGCGTCCTAATCGTTGAAGACGAGCCGACCGTGCGTCGGGCGGTGGCGCGCGCGTTTCGAGCGAGCGGTTGGGATGTCACCCAGGCGGAGACACTCCGGAGCGCACGGGAGTCCGTCTCTCAGCGCGACATCCCTTTCGACTGCGTGGTGCTGGACTTGGAGCTGCCGGATGGCTCCGGTTTGCAGCTCGCTGAGGAGCTCCGCCAGTCGGATCTGGGGGTGCAGCTGGTCTTTTTCAGTGGCACCGACGATCCTGAGCTGTTGAGTGCCGCGTCCGGCATGGCGCTCAGCGTGCACAAGTCCGAGGGCATTCGCACTCTGGTGGAGCATGTGCTGGAGCTGATGCGCCCCCCAACGAGGAGTCAGGCGTTTCTCGTCGCGGCCAGTGAGCCCAAGCGTAGCTCAGGCACGTAA
- a CDS encoding histidine phosphatase family protein — MDILFVRHGESEANAQGIMQGSLDSPLSERGREQAAVLGEWLKARGLEFEAAYCSPLSRAKETAHILCERLLRAPPQVEADLAEISSGDLQGLDAAQIAERFPSFMQRDITTLGDFAEYGGESYDAVQQRARRYLDGLEAAHRNPAETPKDREEVPNPQRILVVAHGGIIFQLVKQLICLPVPQVMILRYGNCSSTLIRMRERRGVYIGEVRWHMPLELIGGETRDPSVRLFR, encoded by the coding sequence ATGGATATTCTGTTCGTGCGCCATGGTGAGAGCGAAGCCAACGCCCAGGGGATCATGCAGGGCAGCCTGGACTCGCCGCTCTCCGAGCGGGGGCGCGAGCAAGCGGCGGTACTCGGCGAGTGGCTGAAGGCGCGGGGGCTGGAATTCGAAGCGGCGTATTGCTCGCCACTTAGCCGTGCCAAGGAGACCGCCCACATCCTCTGTGAGCGGCTGTTGCGCGCGCCGCCTCAGGTGGAGGCGGATCTCGCGGAGATCTCTTCGGGAGATCTGCAAGGCCTCGATGCAGCGCAAATCGCCGAGCGCTTCCCGAGCTTCATGCAGCGCGACATCACGACTCTCGGCGACTTCGCAGAGTACGGCGGGGAGAGCTACGACGCCGTGCAACAGCGCGCCCGTCGCTACCTCGACGGCTTGGAGGCGGCACACCGTAACCCTGCGGAAACGCCAAAGGATCGGGAAGAGGTGCCTAACCCCCAGCGCATCCTGGTGGTGGCTCACGGCGGCATCATCTTTCAGCTGGTAAAGCAGCTGATCTGCCTACCCGTGCCCCAGGTGATGATTCTGCGCTACGGCAACTGCAGCAGCACCTTGATACGCATGCGCGAGCGCCGCGGCGTTTACATAGGGGAGGTGCGTTGGCACATGCCGCTCGAGTTGATCGGGGGCGAGACGCGGGATCCCTCGGTGCGGCTGTTCCGTTGA
- a CDS encoding DUF790 family protein produces MLTADLVRATRRGGELKLSGLGGKARERALEIAEALLSEASAQVGRTRDEVKDAMGQVWVEGREKKLLDGLGKLVDDACDFEVETELEPAELRAKLFSLATELRRELPAGTSFDRAAVLSQVAAELGHTTDRLEGALFADLKGAHVLRRLEALTPIALLERYELAQRQAVLLRAVRVRARVRCRAPADYRRLFHALKFRRLLFRLKPAEEGYVIELEGPFSMFESVTKYGLNLALALPVLEQAEELELEADLRWGKTREPLTFRYQHRADTPASWPVEDELDTFVKSFKKLKSGWQVAPAEVLLEAPGLGVLVPDLCFSPPTGSEPVYFELLGFWSRDAVWKRVELARSGLEAKLLFGVSERLRVSREVLDDLNDAALYVFKGTPNAKAVLKQLEEFL; encoded by the coding sequence ATGCTGACTGCAGACCTGGTGCGAGCGACTCGCCGTGGGGGTGAGCTCAAGCTGAGCGGCTTGGGAGGAAAGGCGCGCGAACGCGCCTTGGAGATCGCGGAGGCGTTGCTCTCGGAGGCGTCGGCTCAGGTGGGGCGCACGCGGGACGAAGTGAAGGACGCGATGGGCCAGGTCTGGGTCGAGGGGCGAGAGAAGAAGCTCCTCGATGGACTTGGAAAGCTGGTGGACGACGCGTGCGACTTCGAGGTCGAGACAGAGCTCGAACCTGCTGAGCTGCGCGCCAAGCTCTTCAGCCTCGCCACGGAGCTGCGCCGAGAGCTGCCCGCGGGAACGAGCTTTGATCGCGCGGCGGTCTTGAGTCAGGTGGCCGCTGAGCTAGGCCACACCACTGACCGCCTCGAGGGGGCGCTGTTCGCTGACTTGAAGGGGGCTCACGTTCTGCGGCGACTGGAGGCACTGACTCCGATCGCGCTGCTCGAACGCTACGAGTTGGCGCAGCGTCAGGCCGTGCTCCTACGCGCGGTGCGCGTGCGAGCCCGCGTTCGCTGTCGGGCGCCCGCCGACTATCGGCGCCTGTTCCACGCGTTGAAGTTTCGTCGTTTGCTGTTTCGTCTGAAGCCCGCGGAGGAGGGCTACGTGATCGAACTCGAGGGGCCGTTTTCCATGTTCGAGTCGGTCACAAAGTATGGCCTCAATCTGGCGCTCGCCCTACCAGTGCTGGAGCAGGCGGAGGAACTCGAGCTCGAGGCGGATCTACGCTGGGGCAAGACTCGAGAACCACTGACCTTTCGTTATCAGCACCGGGCCGACACGCCGGCTTCATGGCCCGTCGAGGATGAGCTCGACACATTCGTAAAGAGCTTCAAGAAGCTCAAGTCCGGCTGGCAAGTCGCGCCGGCGGAGGTCCTCTTGGAGGCGCCAGGGCTGGGTGTCTTGGTGCCCGACCTGTGCTTCTCCCCCCCAACAGGCAGCGAACCCGTCTACTTCGAGCTGCTTGGCTTTTGGAGTCGAGACGCCGTGTGGAAACGAGTCGAACTTGCTCGGAGCGGTCTAGAGGCGAAGCTGCTGTTCGGGGTGAGCGAACGGCTGCGGGTCAGCCGAGAGGTCCTGGACGACTTGAACGACGCGGCGTTGTACGTGTTCAAGGGCACCCCCAATGCGAAGGCGGTGTTGAAGCAACTGGAAGAGTTCCTCTAG
- a CDS encoding DEAD/DEAH box helicase, protein MSGSTTKTARLAFRAGTLELTGFSDEERVIRQWAEWDERSACFRAPGHCYAEIVLALRDAQVELDDQARKYSVLERGAVARREPRPYQREAIQAWNKQLGRGVVVLPTGAGKTQVALMAIDLKKRSALVVAPTLDLVRQWYDQLRLTFGVEVGVIGGGDYEIQPLTVTTYDSAYIHMENIGDRFGMIVFDECHHLPGEAYALSARLCLAPFRLGLTATPERADGRDDLYDELIGPIAYRKEIGELSGNYLADYDTVRLVVELSEAERAEYEAERAIYTGFLRSQGIRMSTPSGWSDFIMRSARSTPGRRAMAAYRRQRELAFAAPAKLEQLERLFLRHRQDRTLIFTQDNASAYEISRRFLIPVITHQTKVKERSEILQRFASGQYGGVVTSKVLNEGVDVPDANVAVVISGSGSVREHVQRLGRILRPKDGKRAVLYEIVSAGTSETFTSERRRDHDAYRGSY, encoded by the coding sequence ATGAGCGGATCCACGACCAAGACTGCGCGCCTCGCGTTCCGCGCCGGTACGCTGGAGCTCACCGGGTTCAGCGATGAGGAGCGGGTGATCCGTCAGTGGGCGGAGTGGGACGAGCGCAGCGCCTGCTTCCGCGCGCCAGGGCATTGCTACGCGGAAATTGTGCTCGCGTTGCGAGATGCGCAGGTCGAGCTGGACGACCAAGCTCGAAAGTACAGCGTGCTCGAGCGTGGCGCGGTAGCGCGCCGCGAGCCGAGGCCGTATCAGCGCGAGGCGATTCAGGCCTGGAACAAGCAACTTGGACGGGGTGTCGTGGTGCTGCCGACCGGCGCCGGCAAGACTCAAGTGGCGCTGATGGCCATCGACCTGAAGAAGCGCAGTGCGCTGGTCGTCGCGCCCACGCTCGACCTGGTGCGCCAGTGGTACGATCAGCTGCGGCTAACCTTTGGCGTCGAAGTAGGAGTGATCGGGGGAGGGGACTACGAGATCCAGCCGCTCACTGTGACCACCTACGACTCAGCTTATATTCACATGGAAAATATCGGCGACCGCTTCGGGATGATCGTCTTCGATGAGTGCCATCACCTCCCGGGGGAAGCCTACGCGCTCTCGGCGCGACTGTGTCTGGCGCCGTTTCGCCTGGGGCTCACGGCGACTCCGGAGCGGGCGGACGGACGTGACGACCTCTACGATGAGCTCATCGGCCCCATCGCGTATCGCAAGGAGATCGGTGAACTCTCTGGCAACTACCTCGCGGACTACGACACCGTGCGCCTGGTGGTTGAGCTGTCTGAGGCCGAGCGAGCAGAGTACGAGGCCGAACGCGCAATCTACACCGGTTTCCTGCGTTCTCAGGGGATCCGTATGAGCACGCCGTCGGGTTGGTCGGACTTCATCATGCGCTCGGCTCGCAGCACGCCTGGGCGCCGCGCGATGGCGGCCTACCGACGCCAGCGCGAGCTGGCGTTCGCCGCTCCGGCAAAGCTGGAGCAGCTCGAGCGGCTCTTCCTGCGCCATCGCCAGGATCGCACCCTGATCTTCACTCAGGACAACGCGTCCGCCTATGAAATCTCTCGCCGCTTCTTGATTCCCGTGATCACGCACCAGACCAAGGTCAAGGAGCGTAGCGAAATTCTGCAGCGCTTTGCATCTGGGCAGTACGGTGGAGTTGTTACCTCGAAGGTGCTGAACGAAGGCGTCGATGTGCCCGATGCGAACGTCGCTGTCGTGATCAGTGGGAGTGGTTCCGTGCGGGAACACGTTCAGCGCCTGGGGCGCATCCTGCGACCAAAGGATGGCAAGCGAGCTGTGCTCTACGAGATTGTCTCCGCGGGGACGAGCGAGACGTTCACGAGCGAACGGCGCCGCGACCACGATGCGTATCGAGGGTCGTACTGA